The Halobellus sp. MBLA0158 genome has a window encoding:
- the dpsA gene encoding DNA starvation/stationary phase protection protein DpsA yields the protein MSTQETVRQRAGEVEGSEALRMDAEKASQIVDALNTDLASTYVLYHQLKKHHWNVEGSEFRDLHLFLGEAAGEAEEFADELAERAQALGGVPVSGMDALLEQATVEPEDEDVYDIRTSLRNDMEMYGDIIETLRDHVELAENLGDHTTAHMLRENLIEVEDAAHHIEHYLEDDTLVLESATQ from the coding sequence ATGAGTACCCAAGAGACAGTCCGACAGCGTGCCGGCGAAGTCGAAGGTAGCGAAGCGCTCCGGATGGACGCCGAGAAGGCGAGCCAGATCGTCGACGCGCTGAACACGGATCTCGCCTCGACGTACGTCCTCTACCACCAACTGAAGAAGCACCACTGGAACGTCGAGGGCTCGGAGTTCCGTGACCTCCACCTCTTCCTCGGCGAGGCCGCCGGAGAGGCCGAGGAATTCGCCGACGAGCTCGCAGAGCGCGCCCAGGCGCTCGGCGGCGTCCCCGTCTCGGGGATGGACGCACTCCTCGAACAGGCCACGGTCGAGCCCGAAGACGAGGACGTCTACGACATCCGGACGTCGCTGCGGAACGATATGGAGATGTACGGCGACATCATCGAGACGCTCCGCGATCACGTCGAACTCGCGGAGAACCTCGGCGACCACACCACGGCCCACATGCTCCGTGAGAACCTCATCGAGGTCGAAGACGCCGCCCACCACATCGAGCACTACCTCGAAGACGACACGCTCGTCCTCGAGTCGGCGACGCAGTAA
- a CDS encoding DJ-1/PfpI family protein has protein sequence MGKKILMIVGDFGEDYETMVPYQALEMVGHDVDAVCPEKEAGETVKTAIHDFRGDQTYLEERGHDFEVTATFADVDPADYDALVVPGGRAPEYLRTYEEVLDAVRHFFEADKPVAALCHGPQILAAAGVLDGYEMTAYPAVRPEVEAAGCSWVDEVTVDDNLVTGQAWPDHPEWLAAFLDLLGTEIDAGPPAVAGE, from the coding sequence ATGGGCAAAAAGATCCTGATGATCGTCGGCGACTTCGGCGAGGACTACGAGACGATGGTACCGTATCAGGCCCTGGAGATGGTCGGCCACGACGTCGACGCCGTCTGTCCCGAAAAGGAGGCGGGCGAGACGGTCAAGACCGCCATCCACGACTTCCGGGGCGATCAGACCTACCTCGAAGAGCGCGGCCACGACTTCGAGGTCACGGCCACCTTCGCGGATGTCGACCCCGCGGACTACGACGCGCTCGTCGTGCCCGGCGGGCGCGCGCCGGAGTACCTCCGGACCTACGAGGAGGTCCTTGACGCCGTCCGGCACTTCTTCGAGGCGGACAAGCCGGTGGCGGCGCTCTGTCACGGCCCGCAGATCCTCGCGGCCGCGGGCGTCCTCGACGGCTACGAGATGACGGCCTACCCGGCGGTCCGCCCGGAGGTCGAGGCCGCCGGGTGCTCGTGGGTCGACGAGGTGACCGTCGACGATAACCTCGTCACCGGTCAGGCGTGGCCGGATCACCCCGAGTGGCTCGCGGCGTTCCTCGACCTCCTTGGGACCGAGATCGACGCCGGCCCGCCCGCGGTCGCCGGCGAGTGA
- a CDS encoding ABC transporter ATP-binding protein translates to MTAALVADSVRKSYGDVTALDGVSLSVDRGEVFGLVGPNGAGKTTLVRALTGTTAVEGSASVLGEDPTEVDPARIGLLPQSFAPASRLTPRELLAQYAGRYDAARDPDAVLADVGIDGGAAEQWYEELSGGQKRRVCVAIALVNDPEVLFLDEPTTGIDPAGRRALWELLEDLAAGGTTVFLTSHSMAEVERLSDRVGFLNAGRLVTVGAPRELVATHGGQSRLLVATDADPSALADVGLAYETSTRGDDLVVEGIGPRDIGAVVDALDEAGVEFGSLTWKQPDLEDVYLELTGEAFAGGGSEVDSGTAPATRGGDAR, encoded by the coding sequence ATGACTGCCGCACTCGTCGCCGACTCGGTGCGGAAATCCTACGGCGACGTGACGGCCCTCGACGGAGTCTCGCTCTCCGTCGATCGGGGCGAAGTGTTCGGGCTCGTGGGACCGAACGGCGCCGGAAAGACCACGCTCGTCCGCGCGCTCACCGGGACGACCGCGGTCGAGGGGAGCGCCTCGGTCCTCGGGGAGGACCCGACGGAGGTCGACCCCGCCCGCATCGGACTGCTCCCGCAGTCGTTCGCGCCGGCCTCGCGGCTCACGCCGCGCGAACTGCTCGCGCAGTACGCCGGGCGGTACGACGCGGCCCGCGACCCCGACGCGGTCCTCGCGGACGTCGGGATCGACGGCGGCGCGGCCGAGCAGTGGTACGAGGAGCTCTCCGGCGGCCAGAAGCGCCGCGTCTGCGTCGCGATCGCGCTCGTGAACGACCCCGAGGTGCTCTTCCTCGACGAGCCGACGACGGGGATCGACCCCGCCGGGCGACGCGCCCTGTGGGAACTGCTCGAAGACCTCGCGGCCGGCGGGACGACGGTCTTTCTCACCAGCCACTCGATGGCCGAGGTCGAGCGGCTCTCGGACCGCGTCGGCTTCCTGAACGCGGGGCGGCTCGTCACCGTCGGGGCGCCGCGGGAGCTCGTGGCGACCCACGGCGGGCAGAGCCGCCTCCTCGTCGCGACCGACGCGGACCCGTCGGCGCTCGCCGACGTCGGGCTCGCCTACGAGACGTCGACCCGCGGCGACGACCTCGTCGTCGAGGGGATCGGTCCCCGCGACATCGGCGCCGTCGTCGACGCACTGGACGAGGCGGGAGTCGAGTTCGGATCGCTGACCTGGAAACAGCCCGACCTCGAAGACGTGTATCTGGAACTCACCGGCGAGGCGTTCGCCGGCGGCGGATCGGAAGTGGACTCCGGCACGGCCCCGGCGACGCGGGGAGGTGACGCGCGGTGA
- a CDS encoding HAD-IIA family hydrolase encodes MDVRGVIFDVDGTLVRGDEPIPGAAAGLDAAEAAGLRRLFVSNNPTKPPEAYEARLARAGIHADADEVLTAGTVTARYLLDRHAADSIAVVGEPGLVDLLGEAGLSVERVGRDGDLRVDPAVLVASLDRRFGYKMLRACLDLLADGDVAFVGTDPDVVIPAAEGDVPGSGAIVDAIANVAGREPAAVLGKPSETAREMALDRLDLPPEDVLVVGDRLDTDIALGARSGMTTALVTTGVTAAEDVASSPITPDHVLDSLAELESLLAEP; translated from the coding sequence ATGGACGTTCGCGGCGTCATCTTCGATGTCGACGGCACGCTGGTGCGGGGCGACGAACCGATACCGGGCGCGGCGGCGGGACTGGACGCGGCCGAAGCGGCGGGCCTCCGTCGCCTCTTCGTCTCGAACAACCCCACGAAGCCCCCCGAGGCCTACGAGGCGCGGCTGGCCCGGGCGGGCATCCACGCTGACGCCGACGAGGTGCTCACCGCGGGGACCGTCACCGCGCGGTACCTCCTTGATCGACACGCCGCCGATTCGATCGCAGTCGTCGGTGAACCGGGACTCGTCGATCTGCTCGGCGAGGCCGGCCTGTCGGTCGAGCGCGTCGGCCGCGACGGCGACCTGCGCGTCGATCCCGCGGTGCTCGTCGCCTCGCTCGATCGGCGGTTCGGCTACAAAATGCTCCGCGCGTGCTTAGACCTCCTCGCGGACGGCGACGTCGCCTTCGTCGGCACCGATCCGGACGTCGTCATCCCCGCCGCCGAGGGCGACGTCCCCGGATCCGGGGCCATCGTCGACGCCATCGCGAACGTCGCCGGGCGCGAGCCCGCCGCCGTCCTCGGGAAGCCGAGCGAGACGGCCCGCGAGATGGCGCTGGACCGCCTCGACCTCCCGCCCGAGGACGTCCTCGTCGTCGGCGACCGGCTCGATACTGACATCGCGCTCGGCGCGCGCTCGGGGATGACGACGGCGCTCGTCACCACGGGCGTGACCGCGGCGGAGGACGTGGCGTCGTCGCCGATCACGCCGGATCACGTCCTCGACTCCCTGGCCGAACTGGAGTCGCTGCTCGCCGAGCCCTGA
- a CDS encoding DUF7547 family protein has product MAPRSPDDRDDRDREDLPALLDDLDRTLSELRTELERRDEGASRSDVDRRGGTRRRRDRSPFRPPRSPRPPSVSELFRFTEQYTIPTVVATLEAAIQSLELLRGMLRLADPDRSAFDRDGRDARDASPAARLGSGVSGLGRGAVSGVERALSELQTALSETELPEDETSRELLEDARRLSEEVSDRLSATAEGRERGGGRREERERRDARASERSSSQSGAVEIDVTGAGEDSGTDGATDDTETSDAEPPEVDVEAELASIKDEVERRSADQSAADGDETDDESADDDGDEENPDESGRSGTS; this is encoded by the coding sequence ATGGCTCCCCGCAGCCCCGACGACCGCGACGACCGCGACCGCGAGGACCTCCCGGCGCTCTTGGACGACCTCGATCGGACGCTCTCGGAGCTCCGCACGGAGCTCGAACGGCGCGACGAGGGCGCGTCTCGGAGCGACGTCGACCGACGAGGAGGGACTCGACGACGTCGCGACCGCAGTCCGTTCCGCCCGCCCCGCTCGCCCCGGCCGCCGTCCGTCTCGGAGCTGTTCCGCTTCACCGAGCAGTACACGATCCCGACCGTCGTCGCGACGCTGGAAGCGGCGATCCAGTCGCTGGAGCTCCTCCGGGGGATGCTCCGGCTCGCCGACCCGGACCGGTCGGCGTTCGACCGCGACGGCCGGGACGCGCGCGACGCGTCGCCCGCAGCACGGCTCGGCAGCGGCGTGTCGGGCCTCGGCCGCGGGGCCGTCTCGGGGGTCGAACGCGCCCTCTCGGAACTCCAGACCGCGCTCTCCGAAACCGAACTGCCCGAGGACGAGACGTCCCGCGAACTGCTCGAAGACGCTCGCCGCCTCTCCGAGGAGGTCTCCGATCGGCTCTCGGCGACCGCGGAGGGCCGCGAACGAGGTGGCGGGCGGCGCGAAGAACGCGAGCGTCGCGACGCCCGCGCGTCGGAGCGCTCATCCTCTCAGTCGGGCGCGGTCGAGATCGACGTCACTGGCGCGGGCGAGGACTCGGGCACCGACGGAGCGACAGACGACACAGAAACCTCGGACGCCGAGCCGCCCGAGGTCGACGTCGAGGCCGAACTGGCGTCGATCAAAGACGAGGTGGAGCGACGATCGGCGGACCAATCGGCGGCCGACGGGGACGAAACCGACGACGAGAGCGCGGACGACGACGGGGACGAGGAGAATCCGGACGAGAGCGGCCGGTCGGGGACGTCGTAG
- a CDS encoding ABC transporter permease, producing the protein MSRLSRIRAEFVAAWHAFLRRRTAVFFTFFFPAIIVVIFGALVQTQPTGGGLFAEPKGYYVAGYLAVVVLFTPLSRVGSTVARHREGSRFEKLATTPLTRGEWLLAQSLVNVAVIGAAALLLLALSVLVTGTAVPLAPATLLVVPFVALGVVLFCGLGAIIGRVADSQDGVIAASNAIALPLLFLSETFVTPDLLPAWFRPALGLSPLTYVARGIRAVTYPDATTAAVPNLAVVVVLAFVFFLAGAYAVPRTD; encoded by the coding sequence GTGAGCCGCCTCAGTCGGATCCGCGCGGAGTTCGTCGCCGCCTGGCACGCGTTCCTCCGCCGGCGGACCGCGGTGTTCTTCACGTTCTTTTTCCCCGCGATCATCGTGGTGATCTTCGGCGCCCTGGTCCAGACCCAGCCCACCGGCGGCGGGCTCTTCGCCGAGCCGAAGGGCTACTACGTCGCGGGGTACCTCGCCGTCGTCGTACTGTTCACGCCGCTGTCGCGGGTCGGCAGCACGGTCGCGCGCCACCGCGAAGGCAGCCGCTTCGAGAAGCTGGCGACGACGCCGCTCACCCGGGGCGAGTGGCTGCTGGCGCAGTCGCTCGTGAACGTCGCCGTCATCGGGGCCGCGGCACTCCTGCTGCTCGCGCTCTCGGTGCTCGTCACCGGGACGGCGGTCCCGCTCGCGCCCGCGACGCTTCTCGTCGTGCCGTTCGTCGCGCTCGGCGTCGTGCTCTTCTGCGGGCTGGGTGCGATCATCGGCCGCGTCGCCGACTCCCAGGACGGCGTCATCGCGGCGTCGAACGCCATCGCGCTTCCGCTCCTCTTCCTCTCGGAGACGTTCGTCACGCCCGATCTGCTGCCGGCGTGGTTCCGCCCGGCGCTCGGGCTCTCGCCGCTCACCTACGTCGCGCGCGGCATCCGCGCGGTGACGTATCCGGACGCGACGACCGCGGCGGTGCCGAACCTCGCCGTCGTCGTCGTGCTCGCGTTCGTGTTCTTCCTCGCGGGCGCGTACGCGGTCCCGCGGACCGACTGA
- a CDS encoding PQQ-dependent sugar dehydrogenase, whose translation MERLRRRRLLRAGGLAALASVAGCSAPSGSGGDGDAGDASESDDADATSTDGSDAGTRVPTPTETGGPRPDLDGADVALEPIASGFAAPVDFVAPTDTDRRFVVDRDGRIWEIGDDGRRETPFLDLSDRIVLGSERGLLGAAAHPEFASNGRLYVRYSASARAGTPDGYSHTAVLAEITVDPDARVAGDPQERTVLEVPQPQGNHNAGAVAFGPDGYLYVPFGDGGAANDVGRGHADDWYDAVDGGNGQDTETNLLGSVLRIDVDGRGGVPGSDAGADKPYAIPADNPLVGRSGLSEQYAWGFRNPWRLSFHGADCYVADVGQGAWEELNLLESGGNYGWNVREGAHCFRRDSCPTTAPDGEPFVDPVAEYPHDGGDVSGISIIGGHVATGDAVPALRGAYVFADFVARGRLFAVDPSADPPWGIRTVPVVGETDLAQYVLGFGRDSTGDLYVLTTSETGGGGTAGRVSRLVAP comes from the coding sequence ATGGAACGCCTCCGCAGACGACGACTCCTCCGCGCGGGCGGGCTGGCCGCGCTCGCGTCGGTGGCCGGCTGCAGCGCCCCGTCCGGTTCGGGCGGCGACGGCGACGCGGGCGACGCGAGCGAATCGGACGACGCGGACGCGACGAGCACCGACGGGAGCGACGCGGGGACTCGGGTCCCGACGCCGACGGAGACCGGCGGCCCGCGGCCCGACCTCGACGGCGCCGACGTCGCGCTCGAACCGATCGCCTCGGGGTTCGCCGCCCCGGTCGATTTCGTCGCGCCGACGGACACGGACCGCCGCTTCGTCGTCGATCGCGACGGGCGGATCTGGGAGATCGGAGACGACGGCCGCCGCGAGACGCCCTTCCTCGACCTCTCCGATCGGATCGTGCTCGGGAGCGAGCGCGGGCTGCTCGGCGCCGCGGCCCACCCGGAGTTCGCGAGCAACGGCCGGCTCTACGTCCGGTACAGCGCGTCGGCGCGGGCGGGAACGCCCGACGGGTACAGCCACACCGCCGTCCTCGCGGAGATCACCGTCGATCCGGACGCCCGCGTCGCTGGCGACCCACAGGAGCGGACGGTACTGGAAGTCCCGCAGCCGCAGGGCAACCACAACGCCGGCGCGGTCGCGTTCGGCCCCGACGGGTACCTCTACGTCCCGTTCGGGGACGGCGGCGCCGCCAACGACGTCGGGCGCGGCCACGCCGACGACTGGTACGACGCCGTCGACGGCGGCAACGGGCAGGACACGGAGACGAATCTGCTCGGCAGCGTCCTCCGGATCGACGTCGACGGGCGCGGCGGCGTCCCCGGGAGCGACGCGGGCGCGGACAAGCCGTACGCGATCCCCGCGGACAATCCGCTCGTGGGTCGGTCGGGGCTCAGCGAACAGTACGCCTGGGGGTTCCGCAACCCCTGGCGGCTCTCCTTCCACGGCGCGGACTGCTACGTCGCGGACGTGGGACAGGGCGCCTGGGAGGAACTGAATCTGCTCGAATCGGGCGGCAACTACGGCTGGAACGTCCGCGAGGGCGCTCACTGCTTCCGGCGCGACTCCTGTCCGACGACGGCGCCCGACGGCGAGCCGTTCGTCGACCCCGTCGCGGAGTACCCGCACGACGGCGGCGACGTCTCGGGCATCTCGATCATCGGCGGTCACGTCGCGACCGGCGACGCGGTCCCCGCCCTGCGCGGCGCGTACGTCTTCGCCGACTTCGTCGCCCGCGGCCGCCTCTTCGCGGTGGATCCGAGCGCCGACCCGCCGTGGGGGATCCGGACCGTCCCGGTCGTCGGCGAGACCGATCTCGCACAGTACGTCCTGGGGTTCGGCCGCGACTCGACCGGCGACCTCTACGTGTTGACGACGTCCGAGACCGGCGGCGGGGGGACCGCGGGGCGCGTGTCGCGGCTCGTCGCGCCCTGA
- a CDS encoding NADH:flavin oxidoreductase/NADH oxidase, translated as MTDSLFTPLSLRETELPNRITVSPMCQYSAPDGYATDWHHVHLGSRAVGGAGVVMSEATAVSPVGRITPQDLGIWSDDHADALRDTVAFIRERGSVPGIQLAHAGRKASTKPPWEGGGPVATDEAWETLAPSAIPYPHESGEVPTKRMTRDDIERVIEQFRRAAERARDIGFRIAEVHAAHGYLLHEFLSPVTNDRDDEYGGSFENRARIVREVTEAVREVWPDEDPVFVRISATDWLPERDSWTVEDSARLAPLLAEAGADLIDVSSGGIHPDQQVPESGPGYQVPYAERVKAATDAAVGAVGGITEPEQADQLIRNDRADLVFLAREHLRNPYFALEAAHELGADVEWPKQYERGRFR; from the coding sequence ATGACGGATTCGCTGTTCACGCCGCTTTCGCTCCGGGAGACGGAGCTTCCGAACCGGATCACGGTGTCGCCGATGTGTCAGTACTCAGCGCCGGACGGCTACGCGACCGACTGGCACCACGTCCACCTCGGGAGCCGGGCCGTCGGCGGCGCGGGCGTGGTGATGAGCGAGGCCACGGCGGTCTCTCCGGTCGGCCGGATCACGCCGCAGGACCTGGGCATCTGGTCGGACGACCACGCCGACGCGCTCCGAGACACGGTGGCGTTCATCCGCGAGCGCGGGAGCGTCCCCGGGATTCAGCTTGCTCACGCGGGCCGGAAGGCGAGCACGAAACCGCCCTGGGAGGGCGGCGGGCCCGTCGCCACCGACGAGGCCTGGGAGACCCTGGCCCCGAGCGCGATCCCGTACCCCCACGAGTCGGGCGAGGTCCCGACAAAGCGGATGACCCGCGACGACATCGAGCGCGTGATCGAGCAGTTCCGCCGCGCCGCCGAGCGCGCCCGCGACATCGGCTTTCGGATCGCCGAGGTCCACGCGGCCCACGGCTACCTGCTCCACGAGTTCCTCTCTCCCGTGACGAACGACCGCGACGACGAGTACGGCGGCTCCTTCGAGAACCGCGCGCGCATCGTCCGGGAGGTGACAGAGGCCGTCCGGGAGGTGTGGCCCGACGAGGACCCGGTGTTCGTGCGCATCTCCGCGACCGACTGGCTGCCCGAGCGGGACTCCTGGACCGTCGAGGACTCGGCCCGACTCGCCCCGCTGCTGGCCGAGGCGGGCGCGGACCTGATCGACGTCAGTTCGGGCGGCATCCACCCCGACCAGCAGGTGCCCGAGAGCGGCCCGGGCTATCAGGTCCCCTACGCCGAGCGCGTGAAGGCGGCCACCGACGCCGCCGTCGGGGCGGTCGGCGGGATCACGGAGCCCGAACAGGCCGACCAGCTGATCAGGAACGACCGCGCGGACTTGGTGTTCCTCGCCCGCGAACACCTGCGGAACCCCTACTTCGCGCTCGAAGCGGCCCACGAACTCGGCGCCGACGTGGAGTGGCCCAAGCAGTACGAGCGCGGGCGCTTCCGATAG
- a CDS encoding GTP cyclohydrolase III has protein sequence MTNAQLTLVQIDNYGPWTVTPDPRREMDLQTMQSRLFADLAQFIGGRGGYVFFTRFDNMVAITNGLDRTDHELLQETIGNRYPVTISLGTGIDASPIVALESATAGLQRAGSAQDGDRREVLSGDFLSASERTPEDVQIAHFDVNDATGKYTDQLNEFDSFIQIEQGYATLMRYLREEHGALSFFVGGDNIISICPAMSADDYHESIAHVEADAGVELKVGVGVAETPHEAGMDAKHALEACRHRGTAVELGVPHDDVGVATD, from the coding sequence GTGACGAACGCCCAGCTCACTCTCGTTCAGATCGACAACTACGGGCCGTGGACGGTCACTCCCGATCCGCGGCGCGAGATGGACCTCCAGACGATGCAGTCCCGGCTCTTCGCCGACCTGGCGCAGTTCATCGGCGGCCGAGGGGGCTACGTCTTCTTCACGCGGTTCGACAACATGGTCGCGATCACGAACGGCCTCGACCGCACGGACCACGAGCTCCTCCAGGAGACGATCGGCAACCGCTATCCGGTGACGATCAGCCTCGGGACGGGCATCGACGCCTCGCCGATCGTGGCGCTCGAATCGGCGACGGCGGGGCTCCAGCGGGCCGGCTCCGCCCAGGACGGCGACCGCCGGGAGGTGCTCTCGGGCGACTTCCTCTCGGCGTCCGAGCGGACCCCCGAGGACGTCCAGATCGCGCACTTCGACGTGAACGACGCGACCGGGAAGTACACCGACCAGCTCAACGAGTTCGACTCGTTCATCCAGATCGAACAGGGGTACGCGACGCTGATGCGGTACCTCCGCGAGGAACACGGCGCGCTCTCCTTTTTCGTCGGCGGCGACAACATCATCTCGATCTGCCCGGCGATGAGCGCCGACGACTACCACGAGTCGATCGCGCACGTCGAGGCCGACGCCGGCGTGGAACTGAAAGTCGGCGTTGGCGTCGCCGAAACGCCTCACGAGGCCGGAATGGACGCCAAACACGCGCTCGAAGCGTGTCGGCACCGCGGCACGGCCGTCGAGCTCGGCGTCCCCCACGACGACGTCGGCGTCGCGACCGACTGA